From a region of the Candidatus Limnocylindrales bacterium genome:
- a CDS encoding amidohydrolase family protein: MHCDLKLAGGSVIDGTGTKAFPADVAVTGGAISHVGDLAGLDAARTVDCTGRIVAPGFIDIHSHSDFLVPGADHGALLEPFLRQGMTTLVGGNCGFSPAPVNEHTRGPVTEASRLIADDAIDLRWETMGEFLAAIEAGGVAMNVAQLVGHGTVRAAVTGHLNPEAPRADELAAMEKLCRQALDDGCIGVSTGLGYPPGIFASEDELSAFAGWASLSGKIFTSHLRAYSWMSPVYPDRDPLVDPHNIAAIDEILRVAGRAHAKLQISHLIFVGSATWPTVDRAIAVIEAARARGIDVAFDAFPYTAGNTTASVLFPPELLPHLETVLATPSGMEGLIAMGEHVFGQIGFHLEDIQIMNANAAAFDRYNGSFVGDAARDAGMGIWEFYARMVVDSHRNARVLIHKYSGGDGDERALETVLAHPLCTIETDTFVTACGHQNPASYGTFPRILSTYVSRGLFPLEEGVRKMTGAAAERLGWTDRGFVRRGCAADLVVLDPATLADAATFAEPAKFPSGIEIVMVGGKVVVDGDSYDARAKAGTVIRA, translated from the coding sequence ATGCATTGCGATCTCAAACTTGCCGGCGGCTCGGTGATCGACGGCACCGGCACGAAAGCTTTTCCGGCCGACGTTGCCGTCACCGGCGGCGCGATCTCGCACGTCGGCGACCTTGCCGGCCTCGATGCGGCCCGCACCGTGGACTGCACCGGTCGCATCGTCGCGCCCGGCTTCATCGACATCCACAGCCACAGCGATTTTCTTGTGCCGGGCGCAGACCACGGTGCGCTGCTCGAGCCGTTTCTCCGGCAGGGAATGACCACGCTCGTCGGCGGCAACTGCGGATTCAGCCCGGCGCCGGTCAACGAGCACACGCGCGGACCGGTTACCGAGGCGAGCCGGCTCATCGCCGACGATGCCATTGACCTGCGCTGGGAAACGATGGGCGAGTTCCTTGCCGCCATTGAAGCGGGAGGCGTCGCGATGAACGTTGCGCAGCTCGTCGGACACGGAACCGTGCGCGCGGCCGTCACGGGTCATCTCAATCCCGAGGCGCCGCGTGCCGACGAGCTGGCCGCGATGGAAAAACTCTGCCGCCAGGCGCTCGACGACGGCTGCATCGGCGTCAGCACGGGCCTCGGCTATCCGCCCGGAATCTTCGCGTCCGAAGACGAGCTGTCCGCGTTCGCCGGGTGGGCGTCGCTTTCGGGCAAGATCTTCACGTCGCACCTTCGCGCGTACAGCTGGATGAGCCCGGTCTATCCGGATCGCGATCCGCTGGTCGACCCGCACAACATCGCCGCGATCGACGAGATCCTGCGCGTGGCCGGACGCGCGCACGCGAAACTCCAGATCAGCCATCTGATCTTCGTCGGCTCGGCGACGTGGCCGACCGTCGATCGCGCGATCGCCGTGATCGAGGCTGCGCGTGCGCGCGGCATCGACGTCGCGTTCGATGCATTTCCGTACACGGCCGGGAATACGACGGCGAGCGTGCTGTTCCCGCCCGAGCTGCTCCCGCATCTCGAGACGGTGCTTGCGACGCCGTCCGGAATGGAAGGCCTCATCGCGATGGGCGAGCACGTCTTCGGACAGATCGGATTTCATCTCGAAGACATCCAGATCATGAATGCGAACGCGGCTGCGTTCGATCGCTACAACGGATCCTTCGTGGGCGACGCCGCGCGCGATGCGGGCATGGGGATCTGGGAATTCTACGCGCGCATGGTCGTCGACAGCCACCGCAATGCGCGCGTGCTGATCCACAAGTACAGCGGCGGCGACGGCGACGAGCGGGCGCTCGAGACCGTGCTCGCGCATCCGCTGTGCACGATCGAAACCGACACCTTCGTCACCGCATGCGGCCATCAGAATCCGGCGAGCTACGGAACGTTCCCGCGCATTCTGTCGACGTACGTCTCGCGCGGGCTGTTTCCGCTCGAAGAGGGCGTGCGCAAGATGACCGGCGCTGCAGCCGAGCGGCTCGGCTGGACCGATCGCGGTTTCGTCAGGCGCGGCTGCGCGGCCGACCTCGTCGTGCTGGACCCGGCGACGCTCGCCGATGCCGCCACGTTTGCAGAGCCGGCGAAGTTCCCTTCGGGAATCGAGATCGTGATGGTGGGCGGAAAGGTCGTCGTCGATGGCGATTCTTACGATGCGCGCGCGAAGGCCGGTACGGTCATTCGCGCGTAG
- a CDS encoding PxKF domain-containing protein, with product MSAALSLTALLGPLGAHASTIAQNSSWTVSRPGATQTLRIVAYGDSIYAGYTGATTVARRAGPYVTAEYCAAVTGQNVNVARRCQSGGVAADVYNRINSSTDRAFMADASTRIVTFEMCGNDYLQARSSFKSASGTCNYSGLNTALANCKNYTQLAMDSINTFASPNTKLKIVSNLYYPGYDADNSFSTCTDSVNGDPANGFRVNMRNLFLPRLLESNWWTCKYAADKGFVCTDNFANYMARDYDSNGDGLNDSDAIRYKAGESLADYSARVLALRSTLRDSNLKLVNSTTSFDYLQSDDTHPTFEGATASTLFTTPSGSNPVLNPTAGPYADGKNPHWNWNGHDRMGWAIDPGCPFVLVKCGNGLIETDYLPSGQPRTEGCDDGNSANADGCSSTCAVETGYSCSGAPSMCAPVCGDGRLTGLEQCDDGNAAAGDGCSATCTVEPGFSCMGGPSTCHHICGDGLIVTGEGCDDGNLSNDDGCASTCTSETGWTCAGEPSTCSPVCGDGLVLGTEECDEGANNGAATTCCSASCSFQPSGTACDDGQICTAGDSCDGANTCVSGGPLDCNDDNGCTDEVCNPASGCEYTNNTASCDDGNACTVADQCADAACVSGAPLNCNDGNLCTDETCNPSSGCEYTNNTVPCDDGSACTVADTCGGGTCVSGSALSCDDGNGCTDEVCNPASGCQYTNNTAPCSDGSACTVADTCGGGSCISGGALNCDDGNGCTDEVCNPASGCEYTNNTAPCNDSNACTLVDTCAGGTCVGASPRNCNDGNVCTDDTCNPASGCQYANNTAPCSDGNSCTAPDTCSASMCVSGAAVYGFSGFLSPVDNLPVVNNGKAGRTYPVKWQLPLCSGGYVSRLSAVVYNPLQVRQVNCDSNAPLDTLETETAGNSALMYDAASNQYQYNWKTDSTFANKCYELQLQLDNGTTQIARFKFTK from the coding sequence TTGAGCGCCGCTCTGTCTCTGACCGCACTGCTTGGCCCGCTCGGCGCACACGCCAGCACCATCGCACAGAACTCGTCGTGGACGGTCAGCCGTCCGGGCGCGACCCAGACGCTGAGAATCGTCGCGTACGGCGACTCGATCTACGCGGGCTACACCGGCGCAACGACCGTGGCGAGACGAGCCGGGCCGTACGTGACCGCCGAATACTGCGCGGCGGTGACCGGCCAGAACGTGAACGTGGCCCGTCGCTGCCAGTCGGGAGGCGTCGCGGCCGACGTCTACAACCGTATCAACTCGTCGACCGACCGTGCGTTCATGGCCGATGCCAGCACGCGCATCGTGACCTTCGAGATGTGCGGCAACGACTATCTGCAGGCTCGTTCCAGCTTCAAGAGCGCGAGCGGCACGTGCAACTACAGCGGCCTGAACACCGCGCTGGCCAACTGCAAGAACTACACGCAGCTCGCCATGGACAGCATCAACACGTTCGCGAGCCCGAACACCAAGCTGAAGATCGTCTCGAACCTGTACTACCCGGGCTATGACGCGGACAACAGCTTCAGCACGTGTACCGATTCCGTCAACGGCGACCCGGCCAACGGGTTCCGCGTCAACATGCGCAACCTGTTCCTGCCGCGCCTGCTCGAGAGCAACTGGTGGACGTGCAAATACGCCGCCGACAAGGGCTTCGTCTGCACCGACAATTTCGCGAACTACATGGCGCGCGACTACGACTCGAACGGCGACGGGCTCAACGATTCCGACGCCATCCGCTACAAGGCGGGAGAGTCGCTGGCCGACTACTCCGCGCGCGTTCTTGCGCTGCGCTCGACGTTGCGTGACTCGAACCTGAAGCTCGTCAATTCGACGACCAGTTTCGACTACCTCCAGTCGGACGACACCCATCCGACGTTCGAAGGAGCCACGGCGAGCACGCTCTTCACGACCCCGAGCGGCAGCAATCCCGTTCTCAATCCCACTGCCGGTCCGTACGCGGACGGCAAGAACCCGCACTGGAACTGGAACGGCCACGACCGCATGGGCTGGGCCATCGATCCGGGCTGTCCGTTCGTGCTCGTCAAGTGCGGAAACGGGCTGATCGAGACCGACTACCTGCCGTCCGGACAGCCGAGAACCGAAGGTTGCGACGACGGCAACTCCGCCAACGCAGACGGATGCTCGAGCACGTGTGCGGTCGAGACAGGCTATTCGTGCAGCGGCGCTCCGTCGATGTGTGCGCCGGTCTGCGGCGACGGCCGGCTCACCGGCCTCGAGCAGTGCGATGACGGCAATGCGGCCGCCGGCGACGGATGCTCGGCGACCTGCACCGTCGAGCCAGGCTTCAGCTGCATGGGCGGACCTTCGACCTGTCATCACATCTGCGGCGACGGCCTGATCGTCACCGGCGAAGGCTGCGACGACGGCAACCTCAGCAATGACGACGGCTGCGCGTCGACCTGTACGTCCGAGACCGGCTGGACCTGCGCCGGAGAGCCGTCGACCTGCTCGCCGGTGTGCGGCGACGGGCTCGTGCTCGGAACCGAGGAATGCGACGAGGGCGCGAACAACGGCGCAGCGACGACCTGCTGCTCCGCGAGCTGCTCGTTCCAGCCGAGCGGCACGGCCTGCGACGACGGCCAGATCTGCACGGCCGGCGACAGCTGCGACGGCGCGAACACCTGCGTCAGCGGCGGCCCGCTCGACTGCAATGACGACAACGGCTGCACGGACGAAGTCTGCAATCCGGCGAGCGGCTGCGAGTACACCAACAACACGGCATCGTGCGACGACGGAAATGCGTGTACCGTTGCCGACCAGTGCGCCGACGCAGCCTGCGTCAGCGGCGCGCCGCTCAACTGCAACGACGGCAACCTGTGCACCGACGAGACCTGCAATCCGTCGAGCGGCTGCGAATACACGAACAATACCGTGCCGTGCGACGACGGCAGCGCCTGCACGGTCGCCGACACCTGCGGCGGCGGCACGTGCGTCAGCGGCTCTGCGCTGAGCTGCGACGACGGCAACGGCTGCACGGACGAGGTCTGCAATCCGGCGAGCGGATGCCAGTACACGAACAACACCGCGCCGTGCAGCGACGGCAGCGCCTGCACGGTTGCCGACACCTGCGGCGGCGGATCGTGCATCAGCGGCGGCGCCCTCAACTGCGACGACGGCAACGGCTGCACGGACGAGGTCTGCAATCCGGCGAGCGGATGCGAGTACACGAACAATACGGCGCCGTGCAACGACAGCAACGCGTGCACCCTGGTCGATACCTGCGCGGGCGGGACCTGCGTCGGCGCGTCGCCGCGCAACTGCAACGACGGCAACGTCTGCACGGACGACACCTGCAACCCCGCCAGCGGCTGCCAGTATGCCAACAACACGGCTCCGTGCAGTGACGGCAACTCGTGCACGGCGCCGGATACGTGCAGCGCATCGATGTGCGTCAGCGGTGCTGCGGTCTACGGATTCAGCGGATTCCTGTCTCCGGTCGACAACCTGCCGGTCGTCAACAACGGCAAGGCGGGACGGACGTATCCGGTCAAGTGGCAGCTTCCGCTCTGTTCGGGTGGATATGTCAGCCGGCTGAGCGCGGTCGTGTACAACCCGCTGCAGGTCCGCCAGGTGAACTGCGACTCGAACGCACCGCTCGACACGCTCGAGACGGAGACCGCAGGCAACTCCGCGCTGATGTACGACGCGGCAAGCAACCAGTACCAGTACAACTGGAAGACCGACAGCACGTTCGCCAACAAGTGCTACGAGCTTCAGCTGCAGCTGGACAATGGAACGACCCAGATCGCGAGGTTCAAGTTCACCAAGTAG